The Lytechinus pictus isolate F3 Inbred chromosome 5, Lp3.0, whole genome shotgun sequence DNA segment ATTAGAAAGGGTTCTCATGTCAAACAGCATCACCAGCTTACTGGCGCAAGTTCTTTCACAACCTTGGGTCAACAATCGAGAAGACACTGTGTAGATACCAAAGGGCCATCATCTTCAGCATCATCACCGTCAACACTGATGTtgtcatcactaccatcatcatctcaaTTCCTTGGGCCGGCTTCCTCTGGACTTTCTTCCAAGGCTATCAAGGAAGATGATCCAATGTCATTGTCATATAGCACAAAGACTTTCATGGATTTCCGCCATCAGCATGAAGCAGCCATCGAGTTTGATCAGATTCAGGAACACTCTCAACCAATGCTCATCTACTCAAAAGAAGGTAGGTAAATATTTAGGGTATCTTATTCTGTCAACCTGTTGACCTCTGAATTCTGTATTTCCTGTAAGCTCTATATTGATCACCTGTTCCAGTAGGCAAATCGGTCAATGACTTAATATCACGTACGTATAAAATGTGAAGTTACATTTGTCTTTTGCACTGGAGTGGcattttatgattgaaatattttacttttgttttgatttgttaattattcaatttgttttatgaGAGTTTTGTTTCCTGTGAAATACCAAATGTGTCAAGCAATTTTTAAGAATTAGTAGTCTGAATACATATTTTGCAATGGTATTTACTTTGCCATGTAATTGTGTTAATCTCATGACATTcttattcaaaatgtaaaaGATTACAATTAAATTGTTAATATAACTGAATAGTTTTCCCTCTTGAAGCAAAATCACAAgtgtgtatgtacattgtaaacaaaatatattgatttcTGTGAAACCACCACTGCCACCATTCATGCCAGAATAAAGTTTCtggtaaaaaaatgaataatttgaaatgaaacttATACCAACATTTCAATCATACTAATGATTCTTGAGGCATATGAAGGTTTTGAAGGTTTTATTAGAATATCCACATATCGCAGCCATTTGGGCTGAATTGCAttggatttacaaaatataacaataaaatgataacaTGATATAGCAAtcaaacattataaatatattatttacaaataaaatacaaacactttgggTAACTTGGCAGATTAAGGAAAGGATGGCCAGAGTGTagagaaaatgggaaaaggagATACAATAGAGTAGGGGAAGAGGGTGGGGGAAGATGAGGACAGAAGAGAGGAGAACACCTATTTGACTCGTAAATCAGATTCAGCACCAACCCCGCACATGTTGTTTCTACACTATACagagtgagaaaaaaatgtCAGTTTGAATTTGTCTTGTCTAAAGTATGAACACTTAGTCATTGACTTATTGATGTGTCCTGATAGAGTCATTCGCTTGCTCATTTTGGTACCATTTTCATACAGACCTTTGCATGCATCACTGACTATGAGGCAATCTCCAGAAGGTTGTAAAATCTCAGTTACTCTAAGTCACTGGGTGAAGAATGCAACAAGGTATGAAGAGAAACTTGTGCGCATGCAGGAAGACATCATTCCGCACACAGACAAACCCACCCACACATAAATAATACATCACCTCTCCCACACACCACCATCACCCACATAACCAAACGCATTTGTGAAGGACCCAACATAGGTCTGCTCCCAAATCAGGCAAGCAATTTTGAAGTTAAGCCATGGGACAGTTGGCCATTGTTGATCAATGAAAGACATAACCAATGATATAAGGAGATGAGGAAATGTAAACACTGCTTTAAGAGGggtttatgaatttttttaaggAGCGTGTGTGTGGGTAGAGATGGGTGTTTGGGTGGATGTGTGCGAGAAAGGTGATGTGTGGGTGTGTAGGTGTGAATGTGTTAGTGGGTTGAATGATGGGTAGGTGTCTTTTTGCATGCACACAATAACCTTTTTCATACTTTGTTGCATTCTTCACCCAGCAACTTGGCGCAACTGAGATTTTACGACCTTCAGGAGATTGCCTCTTAGGCAGTCATGCATGCAAAGTTCTGTATGGACATGGTACCAAGATGAGTGGGGGTAATAACTCTATCAGAACATATTGATAAATCATGATTAAATAATTCATAAGACAACACAACTTCATACAAATGGAACATTTTTTCCGACTCACTCTGTATAGGTCAGAAAttatcaaaggtcaagtccacctcagaaatttgttgatttgaataaatagcgaaaaatcaaactagcattatgctgaaaatttcatcaaagtaggatgtaaaattagaaagttagccattttaaactttcgcttattcttaacaaaacagttacatgcacaactcagtgacatgcaaattagtcaatctatgatgtccctcactcactatttcttttgttttttattgtttgaattatacaatattttattttttttaagatttgacaataaggaccaatagtattaaaacaatgctaattccatgtgttcagggaggaattaatctttgtttcacttgacaatgaggagaaaattagaacatatcatatttcatataataaaatacaaagaaatagtgagtggatgatgtcatcagtctcctcgtttgcataccgaccaggatgtgcatgtaactggtTTTGtttaattaagcgaaacttcaaaatgccctaactttcttattttacatccgattttgatgaaattttcagtgttatgcttattggatttttatctttttattcaaatcaattttttgttagggtgaacttgtcctttaagtgacATGTATTCAAATTGCATGGATTATGCAGTGTTAAAGAGAATGAAGTGGCTATCCTACCGCTATCACTATTAATACCAGAACATAATTTTGGTAAGGTTTCAGTGGacagtgtgaatgatattgAAATATTCTTACATTTAGACATCATAAAATTACtatgtcatttttattttatgaattcttGTGAAAATTCCCTTTGAGTATTTATCctttatttaaaggacaagtccaccccaacaaaaagttgatttgaataaaaaagaagagaaatacaacaagcataacacagaaattttcatcaaaatcaggtgtaaactaagaaagttgtttgtaagttttgtttaatttcacaaaacagatatatgcacatcctagtcagtatgcaaatgagtgactggtgatgtcatccactcaatatatgaaatattctattttttgctcattattgtcatgtgaaacaaagttttattcctcccttaACATGTGGTATAACCATTGTTGAATTATTTCATGGTTCTGTCaagttgaaaatattttataattcaaacaataaaaaaagaaatagtaagtaagggacatcattgactctctcactTACAcgtcactgagatgtgcataactgttttgttaaaaataaacgttaaaatgtcataactctaattttatatccaatttgatgaaattgtcagttcttatgcttgtttatttttttgtattgattaaaatcaacctttttctggggtggacttgacctttaagtttttttcataatttagaAAGCTATCAATGGGAATTTTATCCTGAGTTTTCTTACCATTCCATTGTAAAATGATTATATAGCCCCAAAACTATGTTTACACATTTCCTCCAAAAAGGGTGCTACATCATCTTTACCTGGTACCAAATGATTGattataatttgttattattattgatttcggtgtcatttcttttctttatttccttgaTCTAGACTGGCCCTCGCCAGACCCTGATTTGCAAAATACCAATGACACAGGTATGTTCCACTGTTAAGTTTCTTGCCATGCCACATGAATTTttgcaagaataaaaaaaaaatgataagttgcaattcatttttaatttaaatcataAGATTTAATTGTGTATTTGAACTATATACAAtccagccattttttttttaatgtatggtCCATCtgaatgaatgaagaaaaataaataacagatTTATTTAAAAGATTGAAAACAGACTAGTTTTGTCCATAGAAGAGTACGTAATGTAACAGAAATGTAGATGTAGATATGGGAGGGAATGATGGCTGATTATTCAACAAAAAATCCCATAAAAAATACAAGTATATTTTAAAGGTTAAAATACTTTGGGAAAGCGACAgtgatatgatgataatgattcttATCTTTTTCATGGAAATATACATCCCTGTacaaagacatacatgtatcaaggcCCAGGTATTAGACTCATCCGAAATTAGTTAGTGTTAAAAATAATGTCCTGCCAACAAGTGGCAGAAAACTCTTCAGTGAAGTTTTCAGCTCCTGCAGATTGTCAAATTAGAACACAGTTTCAAATAATCGAGTTTTACTCTTCCCCATCACATGAAATTATTGGAAAATATTGATGCATTCAAAAAAGTCCTTAAAAACATTTTTCCAGACTTCTTGTAATTTTTGGTTCAGATCCCTCATTCTTACTTTGTTATCTTgtatatataatgtaaatacatttcttcttactttttcaCATTTTGTCAACACCTTCTCGCAAGTCAACTAAGTTTTTCTTTTCCTgtattatatttacatgtatatctatgtaAGGGACCCGACCCCTCTGTAAAACAGCATTGATATGTTATCAACGCTGAGTAGGGCAATCCCTCCGTCTTTTTAATGAccatttctttgtaattgtaaatatatcgatcgttgttattatttttaattgacggaaaataaatacaatacaatacaatacaatactaGATATTTTCATAATCTAAAATATCGTATGGTTTCTTCTTCCATTCCAGGAATAGCTTTCCAGCACCTAGACACCCCCGATATTGCTCCTTCAGGTTCTCTGGGAAGCTCACATATATCATCCAAAGGTGAATATTCATAAATGGATCCATTAGATTAGGAATAATTATTGAGGTGTATTTTAATCAATGTGTAATCTACCTTGATATACCTTTGTCAGTTTTTTTGGTGCTGTATCTCTAGGGAATCAGTGTCAATCTTTGACGAAATAAAGCTGGGTGGGTGTTTCACGAAGCTGTTGGTAAGATAGAAATGACTTTTTGAACGACActcaacgactggtgatcctttctaatgctaagtgatatatccctatgtaattaaTTTAGGACCGAAGACCATGTTCCAGTCATGCAtatgcgtaactttacgaacagcttcatgaaacccCTACTTGGAGCACTTGTTGCAGCAGCAAATGTTGTAcaaccagggggccgtttcataaagctgttcataagttatgagcgactttaagaacaactggtgatcctttcttccatgctaaaccatcgccaatgaaaataccatttaccacaagaaaggatcaccagttctttaagtcactcttaacttacgaacagctttatgaaacacccacctgtttcATAAGACTGTCATATGTGTGAATTTGCCATGCATTCCCACTGCATGTAGCTACATTTTCAGTCTTCTTTGTTTCCAAGTGGATATTTTGATATTAAGTATTTATTATCTTTGGGTTTGATCGTTTTCAGGCCCTGTACGTGAGGCAAGAAAGTCAAGATCAAGAGGTTCAAGGGTTGTATCTACAAAAACAAAAGGTGCCCGATCTGAGGGGAAAAAGCAAAAGGATCCTATACTTCAAAATCTTTCGTTCAGACCTTTCTCTTCCATCATGACTCCTGAACACAAAAGCTTGATTGCAAAAGGTTTGTCAGACTCGGAGAAGATAGATCTGTTGGCAGAACTGCATGAGTTGCTCAAAACTAAGAACCGTGATTCTAAGAGACGTAGGAGAGCACATTTGAGCTATGAGAAGTTGGAGGAAGAGAGACGCAAGAATCGGGAGAGAAAACGTAGATCAAGACAGGATCCTTTCATTGAGTTCCGTCATATCATGACTGAGGAGCAGAGGAAGCAATTGCTGCAGCCTGACCTTGATCCTGCCCGGAGAGAGACCATCATGACAGAGTTGATGGCCGTCAAGAAATGGATTAATAGAGAACAAAAACGAACAAGAAGAGCTCATATGACCCAAGAGCAGAGAGCTGAGGAGAGAAGGAAAAGCAGAGAATATAAGCGAAGAGCTCGAAACAATCCTTTGCTGATGTTTAAGTCGGTAATAACAGAAAGACACTGGGAGCTGTTGCATCAAGATTTGAATCAGGAGGAGAGAGAAAAGTTGGTGGAGGAGCTCATTGAGCTGaagaaaacaaagcaaaaaGAAGATAAGGTAAAGAGGAGAGCTAGGTATTTATCTGAGCAAGAGGAGAGAGAAGGGAACTGCAGTAGTGAGAAGCAACAACAGGAAACTCAAAGTGCGTGTGAGCAAAGTTCTGTTGGTATATCAAATACTGATGTGAATGAAAGGATACAACCTAAGCAGCATCAAGAACTTCCAATCAGTGACAGTACTGCAGGAGTGACTGAGGAAGCAGGATTTCCTGTGAGGGATGATCCTCAAGTGGGAGGACTTATTAACCCATTGCCAGATCCTGGTTTTACAGCTAGCTCTACAGAGGGATCTACCAACTGTGACATACTACTAGATGAATCTATTGAGCGACTGGAACAAGAGGGCAATTACAGTAAGCCAGAACTAGAGAAGATTAAGAACAAAATCAGACAGCGTAAAAGAAGAGCAAACCAGACAgcagaggagagagaggaagaaagaaggaaaaaccgTGAGAGGAGCAGAATGAGAAGGAAGAAGCTTGCTGAGATTGAAAAGGTTGTTGCCAGAGATAGGTCTCAGTTTAAGAAGCCACCATCTAGCAAACCAAGTCTTGTGGGCCATCAGGGAGGTAGTGGGTATGATCCTTGGAAGGCTGTAAATATTAAGACTGAAGCAGACTCTCCGCAAAGAAATTTAACTGAAATGCCAAATGTTTCCTGTTCCTCTAGTAATCAAACCTTGGAATTTGGTCCTTGTTCTGATTTACCCGCAGAACCAGCTGTACCTTGGTTGACTAAACATCTCATGGATAGGATAAGGATACGAAATAGAGAATGCACTAAGAAGGCAAGAGCCAATATGACGAAAGAACAAAGGGAACGCGAGAGAGAACGCAACCGGGAGCGTCAGCGATTGCGCCGCCTCATGCAGACCCCTGAGGAGAGGTTGGCATACACTGAGAAACAGAGAAATTTACGTCGATTTCAGAGGCAAGACCCTGCGTATAGAGAGAAGGAGCGGGAGAGACAGAGGATGAGGAAAAAGAAACTACGAGAGTCACCGTTTTACAGAGTTCATGAACATAATCTCTTACACCTGCGTAAATCGAGGAAGAGGGGTTCTCAAATGCTAATGCCACATAGAGACAATGAGGAAGATATGAGAACTGAGGATCGTCATAAGCAGGAATTTAATAGTTCTTCTTCAGAAGATATTTCTCCAGAGGAATATGATGAAATGGAAGAAGAACTCGACAAGAGTGATGGCAAACCTGATGGGGAAGGATGGCTGGAAGATGATTCGTCAAATGATGAGAAGGGTGAAGAAGAGGATGAAAGTGACAGTgattatgaaatattgtatggaaATTCATCAGTGAAAGACACCGAACAAGCCACAGGGTTGGACAGAGAAACAAGGAGAGGTAAAGAAGATTTGAGATTGAAGATATCCACAAGTATTTCTGGCATGCATAAGATTGTACCTTTAAATAAAGAGTAATGTTTTACTAAACAGTATGAAAAACATGTaagtaatttgaatgaaatattgcacaaactattttttttactaagcTGATTTTAGAACAAGTTTGATTGGTGGGCATGTTAAGAAGATAGTATTCTGTTTTAACATGTTAGTAACTCATTATCCTTGCTTTGCTAGACATATATTGTAACTGCAATCCTTTGCTTGGCAAATTCATAATGGACTGTTAAGTTCTATTTTTaacgtgaaaaaaaaagaggacaCCCAGAtgaactcctcaaaaaaagtttggaaatctgactttgattcataatccctcctcggttttagtaaatatcagtgtcttattaatattaatcaatagataatttaattctctttaaaatgataccctacatcaGTAGCGGACCATGACCCGAAGGAGACAAAtaatt contains these protein-coding regions:
- the LOC129262234 gene encoding trichohyalin-like, producing MSSGMEDDTQLSEIMAAYDIPDPGDLSLPASSPGPLERIVPASPNSSSTGRPVLDYVMSNVEPKASTVLQSLASMASPAFIEQPTGIRKGSHVKQHHQLTGASSFTTLGQQSRRHCVDTKGPSSSASSPSTLMLSSLPSSSQFLGPASSGLSSKAIKEDDPMSLSYSTKTFMDFRHQHEAAIEFDQIQEHSQPMLIYSKEDWPSPDPDLQNTNDTGIAFQHLDTPDIAPSGSLGSSHISSKGPVREARKSRSRGSRVVSTKTKGARSEGKKQKDPILQNLSFRPFSSIMTPEHKSLIAKGLSDSEKIDLLAELHELLKTKNRDSKRRRRAHLSYEKLEEERRKNRERKRRSRQDPFIEFRHIMTEEQRKQLLQPDLDPARRETIMTELMAVKKWINREQKRTRRAHMTQEQRAEERRKSREYKRRARNNPLLMFKSVITERHWELLHQDLNQEEREKLVEELIELKKTKQKEDKVKRRARYLSEQEEREGNCSSEKQQQETQSACEQSSVGISNTDVNERIQPKQHQELPISDSTAGVTEEAGFPVRDDPQVGGLINPLPDPGFTASSTEGSTNCDILLDESIERLEQEGNYSKPELEKIKNKIRQRKRRANQTAEEREEERRKNRERSRMRRKKLAEIEKVVARDRSQFKKPPSSKPSLVGHQGGSGYDPWKAVNIKTEADSPQRNLTEMPNVSCSSSNQTLEFGPCSDLPAEPAVPWLTKHLMDRIRIRNRECTKKARANMTKEQRERERERNRERQRLRRLMQTPEERLAYTEKQRNLRRFQRQDPAYREKERERQRMRKKKLRESPFYRVHEHNLLHLRKSRKRGSQMLMPHRDNEEDMRTEDRHKQEFNSSSSEDISPEEYDEMEEELDKSDGKPDGEGWLEDDSSNDEKGEEEDESDSDYEILYGNSSVKDTEQATGLDRETRRGKEDLRLKISTSISGMHKIVPLNKE